A stretch of the Tardiphaga sp. 709 genome encodes the following:
- the leuB gene encoding 3-isopropylmalate dehydrogenase, with the protein MAAHKLLVLPGDGIGPEVMAEVTRLIDWIDAQGIAKFESETGLVGGASYDADKLPITDATMAKANAADAIIFGAIGGPKWDGVPYEHRPEAGLLRLRKDLGLFANLRPAVCYPALADSSSLKREVVEGLDIMIVRELTGGVYFGEPKTITDLGNGQKRAVDTQVYDTYEIERIARVAFDLARKRQNKVTSMEKRNVMKSGVLWNEVVTQVHGREYKDVTLEHQLADSGGMNLVKWPKQFDVIVTDNLFGDMLSDIAAMLTGSLGMLPSASLGEVDAKTKKRKAMYEPVHGSAPDIAGKGMANPLAMIASFGMALRYSLEMGELADKVDQAIAAVLAKGLRTADIKSDGATIVSTSGMGEALLKELQALHA; encoded by the coding sequence ATGGCGGCGCACAAACTGCTGGTTCTCCCCGGCGACGGGATCGGCCCCGAAGTGATGGCGGAGGTGACGCGCCTGATCGACTGGATCGACGCCCAGGGCATCGCCAAATTCGAATCCGAGACCGGCCTGGTTGGCGGCGCATCCTATGATGCCGACAAGCTGCCGATCACCGATGCCACCATGGCCAAGGCCAATGCTGCCGACGCCATCATCTTCGGCGCTATCGGCGGCCCGAAATGGGACGGCGTCCCCTATGAGCATCGCCCGGAAGCCGGCCTGCTGCGCCTGCGCAAGGATCTCGGCCTGTTCGCCAATCTGCGTCCGGCGGTCTGCTATCCCGCCCTCGCCGACTCCTCGAGCCTGAAGCGCGAAGTGGTCGAGGGCCTCGATATCATGATCGTGCGCGAACTCACCGGCGGTGTCTATTTCGGCGAGCCGAAGACCATCACCGATCTCGGCAACGGCCAGAAGCGTGCCGTCGATACGCAGGTTTACGACACCTATGAAATCGAGCGCATCGCCCGCGTCGCTTTCGATCTGGCCCGCAAGCGCCAGAACAAGGTGACGTCGATGGAGAAGCGTAACGTCATGAAGTCGGGCGTGCTCTGGAACGAGGTTGTCACCCAGGTGCATGGCCGCGAATACAAGGACGTCACGCTCGAGCATCAGCTCGCTGATTCCGGCGGCATGAACCTCGTGAAGTGGCCGAAGCAGTTCGACGTCATCGTCACCGACAATCTGTTCGGCGACATGCTCTCCGACATCGCAGCGATGCTGACCGGCTCGCTTGGCATGCTGCCCTCGGCCTCGCTCGGCGAAGTCGATGCCAAGACCAAAAAGCGCAAGGCAATGTATGAGCCGGTGCACGGCTCAGCGCCGGATATCGCCGGCAAAGGCATGGCCAACCCCCTGGCCATGATCGCCTCGTTCGGCATGGCGCTGCGTTATTCGCTGGAGATGGGCGAGTTGGCCGACAAGGTCGACCAGGCGATCGCCGCGGTGTTGGCGAAGGGCCTGCGCACGGCGGATATCAAGTCGGACGGCGCGACCATTGTGAGCACGTCCGGCATGGGCGAAGCGCTGCTGAAGGAACTGCAGGCGCTGCACGCCTAA
- a CDS encoding YbfB/YjiJ family MFS transporter, translating to MLSLAPAIGLGIGRFVYSLVLPDMRDSLQWSYSAAGFMNTVNAAGYLLGALAAAGLGKRYGLFAVIQIGTAACIASLLLCGITADFTLLSIARFVTGFGAAISFVAGGALAATIGLAHPERSSYLLSLFYAGPGMGILVSGLIAPFVLQGFGAGSWWIVWLVIGLVSVVMGLPLLRRLVDAAEGTSTEAAPSVAIRPMWIYLIAYFMFGAGYIAYMTFMIAYVRDGGGSAVAQSAFWCLIGVSSFASPWLWRGVLARGQSGRAMAIILGTNAVGAAMPLLGHSPVVLGISAAIFGVAFFAVVAATTAFVRFNYPRPAWSKAIAAVTIVFGIGQTLGPIAVGAISDATGSLTSALVVSAATLVLGAALAMFQKPISSR from the coding sequence ATGCTGTCGCTCGCGCCCGCCATCGGGCTCGGCATCGGGCGCTTCGTCTATTCGCTTGTATTGCCGGATATGCGCGACAGCTTGCAGTGGTCCTATTCGGCCGCGGGCTTCATGAATACCGTCAACGCGGCCGGCTATCTGCTCGGCGCACTCGCGGCAGCAGGTCTCGGCAAACGGTATGGTCTGTTCGCGGTGATCCAGATCGGCACGGCGGCCTGCATTGCGTCGCTATTGCTTTGTGGCATCACGGCGGATTTCACGCTGCTCAGCATCGCCCGTTTCGTCACCGGATTTGGCGCGGCCATCTCGTTTGTGGCAGGCGGCGCGCTGGCGGCGACCATCGGTCTCGCGCATCCGGAGCGTTCGTCCTATCTGCTCAGCCTGTTCTATGCCGGGCCGGGAATGGGCATTCTGGTGTCCGGCCTGATCGCCCCTTTTGTGCTGCAAGGCTTTGGCGCAGGCTCCTGGTGGATCGTCTGGCTGGTGATCGGCCTCGTCTCGGTGGTGATGGGCCTGCCGTTGCTGCGGCGTTTGGTCGATGCGGCGGAAGGCACGTCCACTGAGGCCGCGCCATCCGTCGCGATCCGCCCGATGTGGATTTACCTCATTGCCTATTTCATGTTTGGCGCCGGCTACATCGCCTACATGACCTTCATGATTGCCTATGTACGCGATGGCGGCGGCAGCGCGGTGGCCCAGAGTGCATTCTGGTGTCTGATCGGCGTCAGCTCATTCGCGTCGCCATGGCTGTGGCGTGGCGTGCTGGCGCGTGGCCAGAGCGGCCGCGCCATGGCAATCATTCTCGGCACCAATGCGGTGGGCGCAGCGATGCCGCTGCTCGGCCATTCGCCTGTGGTGCTCGGCATCTCTGCCGCCATTTTCGGCGTTGCATTCTTCGCGGTGGTTGCGGCGACCACAGCCTTTGTGCGTTTCAACTATCCTCGCCCGGCATGGTCGAAGGCCATTGCAGCGGTGACGATCGTGTTCGGTATCGGCCAGACTCTGGGTCCGATCGCGGTGGGTGCCATTTCGGACGCGACCGGCAGTCTCACATCCGCTCTTGTGGTCTCAGCGGCGACGCTGGTGCTCGGTGCGGCGCTGGCGATGTTCCAGAAGCCGATCAGCTCCCGCTGA
- a CDS encoding molybdopterin-dependent oxidoreductase, producing the protein MIRKLRSLIIPGVDKNLLVKDATKLMPDLSRRRFIASGASFGALTLLTGCDVSDSLSAENLLTHMSKFNDMVQARIFNPNTLAPTYSEKDIKRPFPFNAFYAEDDAPNVDGKEWKLEVSGLVQDKKSWTLDELHKLPEVSQITRHICVEGWSAIGSWQGTPLRDFLKLVGADTNAKWVHFRCAEDYTSSLDMPTAMHAQTQMTFKFDNQLLPRAYGFPMKIRVPTKLGFKNPKYVVAMEVTNDYKGGYWEDQGYNDFSGS; encoded by the coding sequence ATGATCAGGAAACTCCGCTCCCTCATCATTCCCGGCGTCGACAAGAATCTCCTCGTCAAGGACGCCACGAAATTGATGCCAGACCTGTCGCGCCGCCGCTTCATCGCGTCGGGTGCAAGCTTCGGCGCGTTAACGCTGCTCACCGGCTGCGACGTCAGCGACAGTCTCTCGGCCGAGAACCTGCTGACACACATGTCCAAGTTCAACGACATGGTGCAGGCCAGGATCTTCAATCCGAATACGCTGGCGCCAACCTACTCCGAGAAGGACATCAAGCGTCCGTTCCCGTTCAATGCGTTCTATGCCGAGGACGACGCGCCGAATGTGGACGGCAAGGAGTGGAAGCTCGAAGTCTCCGGCCTTGTGCAGGACAAGAAGTCATGGACACTGGACGAACTGCATAAGCTGCCGGAAGTGTCGCAGATCACCCGTCATATCTGCGTGGAAGGCTGGAGCGCCATCGGCTCCTGGCAGGGCACGCCGCTGCGTGACTTCCTGAAATTGGTCGGCGCGGACACCAACGCGAAGTGGGTCCATTTCCGCTGCGCCGAGGACTATACGAGCTCGCTCGATATGCCCACGGCCATGCATGCGCAGACGCAGATGACCTTCAAGTTCGACAATCAGCTTCTGCCCCGGGCCTATGGTTTCCCGATGAAGATCCGCGTGCCGACCAAACTCGGCTTCAAGAATCCGAAATACGTCGTCGCGATGGAAGTCACCAACGACTACAAGGGCGGCTATTGGGAAGATCAAGGCTATAACGATTTCAGCGGGAGCTGA
- a CDS encoding cytochrome b/b6 domain-containing protein — protein sequence MSVITAAGDRAATQVTNTKVIQPAWVRVVHWINALAIVLMIMSGWQIYNASPLFNFTFSSSITLGGWLGGGIMWHLAAMWLLVINGLVYLTLGMVTGRFRKKLLPISAKGVLDDTKAALTGKLSHADLSTYNQVQKLLYTGIIVVGILIVLSGLAIWKPVQLQYLTALFGGYDTARYVHFFMMAAIVGFLVIHVALALIVPKSLRAMIIGR from the coding sequence ATGTCGGTCATCACAGCCGCCGGCGACCGCGCCGCAACCCAGGTTACGAATACCAAAGTCATCCAGCCGGCCTGGGTGCGCGTCGTGCATTGGATCAACGCCCTCGCGATCGTGCTGATGATCATGTCGGGCTGGCAGATCTACAACGCCTCGCCGCTGTTCAATTTCACATTCTCATCATCCATTACGCTGGGTGGTTGGCTCGGCGGCGGCATCATGTGGCACCTCGCCGCCATGTGGCTGCTGGTGATCAACGGCCTCGTCTATCTCACCCTCGGCATGGTCACCGGACGCTTCCGCAAGAAGCTGCTGCCGATCTCAGCGAAAGGTGTACTCGACGACACCAAGGCTGCGCTGACCGGCAAGCTTTCGCACGCTGATCTCTCAACCTACAATCAGGTGCAGAAGCTGCTCTATACCGGAATTATCGTGGTCGGCATTCTGATCGTCCTGTCGGGACTCGCAATCTGGAAGCCCGTCCAGTTGCAATATCTTACCGCGCTGTTCGGCGGCTACGACACCGCCCGCTATGTGCATTTCTTCATGATGGCGGCCATCGTCGGCTTCCTCGTCATCCACGTCGCTTTGGCCCTGATCGTGCCGAAGAGTCTGCGTGCAATGATTATCGGACGCTGA
- a CDS encoding fasciclin domain-containing protein, producing the protein MSKRIALLSAVAFSTLAITGAVLAPAQAEDKKMMKSEMSGEKTVMVGGAPMYPSKNIVENAVNSKDHTTLVAAVKAAGLVDTLSGKGPFTVFAPTNAAFGKLPAGTVDTLVKPESKATLTKILTYHVVPGKLNAADLKDGQKLKTVEGEELTVKASGGKVMIVDAKGGSSTVTIADVNQSNGVIHVIDTVLMPKA; encoded by the coding sequence ATGTCCAAGCGCATTGCACTTCTGTCGGCCGTCGCATTCAGCACCCTCGCCATCACTGGCGCCGTGCTTGCCCCCGCACAGGCCGAAGACAAGAAGATGATGAAGAGCGAAATGTCGGGCGAGAAGACCGTCATGGTCGGCGGCGCGCCGATGTATCCCTCGAAGAACATCGTCGAGAACGCCGTCAACTCGAAGGATCACACCACGCTGGTCGCCGCCGTAAAGGCCGCCGGCCTGGTCGATACGCTCTCCGGCAAGGGCCCCTTCACGGTGTTCGCACCGACGAACGCCGCCTTCGGCAAACTGCCGGCCGGTACCGTCGACACGCTGGTGAAGCCTGAGAGCAAGGCGACCCTGACCAAGATTCTGACCTACCATGTGGTCCCCGGCAAACTGAATGCCGCCGACCTCAAGGACGGCCAGAAGCTGAAGACCGTGGAAGGCGAAGAGCTGACCGTGAAGGCTTCTGGCGGCAAGGTTATGATCGTCGACGCCAAGGGCGGCTCCTCAACCGTGACCATCGCCGACGTCAACCAGTCGAACGGCGTGATTCACGTCATCGATACTGTCCTGATGCCGAAAGCCTGA
- a CDS encoding malonyl-CoA synthase — protein MNANLFSRLFDKLDDTSRLAIETPEGKHISYGDLIALAGQMANVLVARGVKPGDRVAAQTEKSVPGLVLYLATVRAGAIYLPLNTAYTLNELDYFITDAEPSLVVCDPSKAEGFATIAAKVGAKVETLGADGKGSLTDAAAKEKPDFQTVERKNEDLAAILYTSGTTGRSKGAMLSHDNLASNSLSLVEYWRFTKDDVLIHALPIYHTHGLFVASNVTLFARASMIFLPKLDPELIVKLMARATVLMGVPTFYTRLLQSPNLTKETCSHMRLFISGSAPLLADTHREWFARTGHAVLERYGMTETNMNTSNPYDGERVPGAVGFPLPGVSVRVTDPETAKELARDTIGMIEVKGPNVFQGYWRMPEKTKAEFRDDGFFITGDLGKIDAKGYVHILGRGKDLVISGGFNVYPKEIETEIDAMPGVIESAVIGVPHADFGEGVTAVVVSDKKTSIDEASVLKALDGQIAKFKMPKRVIFVDDLPRNTMGKVQKNVLRDSYKDIYAK, from the coding sequence ATGAACGCCAACCTGTTTTCTCGCCTGTTCGACAAACTCGACGATACCTCGCGTCTCGCGATCGAGACGCCCGAGGGCAAGCACATCAGCTATGGCGATCTGATCGCGCTGGCGGGCCAGATGGCGAATGTTCTGGTGGCCCGTGGCGTCAAGCCAGGTGACCGTGTGGCGGCGCAGACCGAGAAGTCAGTGCCCGGTCTGGTGCTGTATCTGGCGACCGTGCGCGCCGGCGCGATCTATCTACCGCTCAACACGGCCTATACGCTCAACGAGCTCGATTACTTCATTACCGACGCCGAACCCTCGCTGGTGGTGTGCGATCCCTCCAAGGCTGAAGGCTTCGCCACCATTGCGGCCAAGGTTGGCGCGAAGGTCGAGACGCTTGGCGCGGACGGCAAGGGGTCGCTGACCGATGCGGCAGCGAAGGAAAAGCCGGACTTCCAGACAGTCGAGCGCAAGAACGAGGATCTCGCCGCGATCCTCTATACGTCAGGCACCACCGGTCGCTCCAAGGGGGCGATGCTGAGCCACGACAATCTGGCCTCAAACTCGCTGAGCCTTGTCGAATACTGGCGTTTCACCAAAGACGACGTGCTGATCCACGCGCTGCCGATCTACCACACGCATGGTCTGTTCGTGGCGAGCAATGTGACGCTGTTTGCGCGCGCGTCAATGATCTTCCTGCCCAAGCTCGATCCGGAACTCATCGTCAAGCTGATGGCGCGCGCCACCGTGCTGATGGGCGTGCCGACCTTCTATACGCGCCTGCTGCAGTCGCCGAACCTGACGAAAGAGACTTGCAGCCACATGCGGCTGTTCATCTCGGGGTCTGCGCCGCTGCTGGCGGACACCCATCGCGAATGGTTCGCGCGCACCGGCCATGCCGTGCTGGAGCGCTACGGCATGACCGAAACCAACATGAACACGTCGAACCCTTATGACGGCGAGCGGGTACCCGGTGCGGTTGGCTTCCCGCTGCCCGGCGTCTCCGTGCGCGTCACCGATCCCGAGACGGCCAAAGAGCTCGCGCGTGACACCATCGGCATGATCGAGGTGAAGGGCCCGAACGTGTTCCAGGGCTATTGGCGGATGCCGGAAAAGACCAAGGCGGAATTCCGCGACGACGGCTTCTTCATCACTGGCGACCTCGGCAAGATCGACGCCAAAGGCTATGTGCATATTCTCGGCCGCGGCAAGGATCTGGTGATCTCCGGCGGCTTCAACGTCTATCCGAAGGAAATCGAGACCGAGATCGACGCCATGCCCGGCGTGATCGAAAGCGCCGTGATCGGCGTGCCGCATGCAGATTTCGGCGAGGGCGTCACCGCGGTGGTCGTGAGCGACAAGAAGACCTCGATCGACGAGGCCTCCGTGCTCAAGGCGCTGGATGGCCAGATCGCCAAGTTCAAGATGCCGAAGCGCGTGATCTTCGTCGACGATCTGCCGCGCAACACCATGGGCAAGGTGCAGAAGAACGTGCTGCGCGATAGCTACAAGGATATCTACGCGAAGTAA
- a CDS encoding cation diffusion facilitator family transporter has translation MAHSHHDHDDHGHTRDRAGHSHAQGDHGHAHGPGGHVHAPASFGMAFAIGISLNTVFVVIEAIYGYASGSMALVADAGHNLSDVLGLIAAWTAAVLSKRAPTPRFTYGLRGSSILAALFNAVFLLVAVGAIAWEGVLRLFNPGPVAEITVMIVATIGIVINGVTAWLFASGRNSDLNIRGAYLHMVADAAVSVGVVIAAIVIMFTGWLWIDALTSLVICALIVWGTWSLLRDSTAMSLAAVPRSIDPAAVRTYLEKCPGVAQVHDLHIWPMSTTEVALTCHMVIPSGPPGDAYLMEVAARLKRDFGIEHATIQIEMDPNSACALAPEHVI, from the coding sequence ATGGCGCATTCACATCACGATCATGACGACCACGGTCACACACGCGACCGTGCGGGCCACAGCCACGCGCAAGGCGATCACGGCCATGCGCACGGCCCCGGCGGGCATGTGCATGCGCCCGCGAGTTTCGGCATGGCCTTCGCCATCGGCATCAGCCTCAATACCGTCTTCGTCGTCATCGAGGCGATTTACGGCTATGCCAGCGGCTCGATGGCGCTGGTGGCCGATGCCGGACACAATCTCTCGGATGTACTCGGGCTGATCGCGGCATGGACCGCGGCTGTGCTGTCAAAGCGCGCGCCCACGCCGCGCTTCACCTATGGCTTGCGCGGTTCTTCAATTCTCGCGGCGCTCTTCAACGCAGTGTTCCTGCTGGTTGCCGTCGGGGCCATCGCCTGGGAAGGCGTGCTAAGACTGTTCAATCCCGGACCGGTAGCCGAGATCACCGTGATGATCGTCGCCACTATCGGCATCGTCATCAACGGCGTGACCGCCTGGCTGTTTGCCTCGGGCCGCAACAGCGACCTCAACATTCGTGGCGCCTATCTGCATATGGTCGCTGACGCTGCGGTCTCGGTTGGCGTGGTCATTGCCGCGATCGTCATCATGTTCACCGGCTGGCTGTGGATCGACGCCCTGACCAGCCTCGTCATCTGTGCGCTGATCGTCTGGGGCACCTGGAGCCTCTTGCGGGACTCCACTGCGATGTCGCTCGCCGCCGTCCCGCGCAGCATCGATCCTGCTGCAGTCCGTACCTATCTGGAGAAATGCCCCGGCGTCGCGCAGGTGCACGACCTGCATATCTGGCCCATGAGCACCACCGAAGTGGCGCTGACTTGTCACATGGTGATCCCGTCAGGCCCGCCCGGCGATGCCTATCTGATGGAAGTCGCCGCGCGCCTGAAGCGCGACTTCGGCATCGAGCACGCGACGATCCAGATCGAGATGGATCCGAATTCAGCCTGCGCGCTCGCGCCGGAGCATGTGATCTAG
- a CDS encoding sulfite exporter TauE/SafE family protein — MAGLNVTEIVELAALLIAVGALAGFLAGVFGIGGGAILVPVFYECFRIAGVPLEVRMPLCIGTSLAIIIPTSIRSFRAHMARGAVDMEILRKWWWPILIGVVIGSVTARYAPERLFKIVFVAVAWSAAARLLLARDGWKLGDDLPDGPLMKIYGFFVGLLSTLMGIGGGLFSNLLMTFYGRPIHQAVATSSALAVLISIPGAIGYIYAGWPAAARFPEVAALQLPFAVGYVSLIGALLVMPTSLLIAPLGVKAAHAMSKRALEMAFGIYLFIVGSRFVIALI; from the coding sequence ATGGCTGGGCTCAATGTAACGGAGATTGTCGAACTCGCGGCGCTTCTTATTGCCGTCGGCGCACTTGCCGGTTTCCTGGCAGGTGTCTTCGGGATCGGCGGGGGCGCCATCCTGGTCCCCGTATTTTACGAGTGTTTCCGCATCGCCGGAGTGCCTCTGGAAGTACGGATGCCGCTCTGTATCGGCACCTCGCTGGCCATTATCATCCCGACCTCGATCCGGTCCTTCCGTGCCCATATGGCCCGCGGCGCCGTCGATATGGAGATCCTGCGGAAGTGGTGGTGGCCGATCCTGATCGGCGTCGTCATCGGCAGCGTCACAGCGCGTTATGCCCCGGAGCGGCTGTTCAAGATCGTTTTCGTGGCCGTCGCCTGGTCCGCAGCGGCACGGCTGTTGCTCGCACGCGACGGCTGGAAGCTCGGTGACGATCTGCCCGACGGCCCGCTGATGAAGATTTACGGCTTCTTCGTCGGTCTGCTCTCCACGCTGATGGGCATCGGCGGTGGATTGTTCTCGAACCTACTGATGACCTTTTACGGCCGCCCAATCCATCAGGCGGTGGCGACCTCATCGGCCCTCGCCGTGCTGATCTCAATCCCCGGCGCCATCGGCTACATCTATGCCGGCTGGCCGGCCGCCGCGCGCTTCCCCGAGGTCGCAGCGCTGCAGCTGCCGTTCGCTGTCGGCTACGTCTCGCTGATCGGCGCGCTGCTGGTGATGCCGACCAGCCTGCTGATTGCACCGCTTGGTGTGAAGGCGGCGCATGCGATGTCGAAGCGCGCGCTGGAAATGGCGTTTGGAATTTATCTATTCATCGTCGGCAGCCGATTTGTCATCGCTCTAATATGA
- the sdhC gene encoding succinate dehydrogenase, cytochrome b556 subunit: MTARIERPLSPHLQVYRWTLTMALSIVHRATGVALYFGTLLLVWWLIAAASGPAAYAHVQAFTGSIIGRLIAFGYTWALIHHAMSGIRHLVWDLGYGFKPSEREWLTWAALIGGIGITILLWIIAYAIGGGR, encoded by the coding sequence ATGACCGCTCGGATCGAACGACCCCTTTCGCCGCATCTGCAAGTGTACCGCTGGACCCTGACGATGGCGCTGTCCATCGTGCATCGCGCTACCGGCGTCGCCTTGTACTTCGGCACTTTGCTTCTTGTCTGGTGGCTGATCGCCGCTGCGTCCGGCCCAGCCGCCTATGCCCATGTGCAGGCCTTCACCGGCAGCATCATCGGTCGCCTGATCGCATTCGGCTACACCTGGGCGCTGATCCATCATGCCATGAGCGGCATCCGCCATCTGGTCTGGGATCTTGGCTACGGATTCAAGCCATCCGAGCGTGAATGGCTCACCTGGGCCGCATTGATCGGCGGCATCGGCATCACCATCCTGCTCTGGATCATTGCATACGCGATCGGAGGCGGGCGATGA
- the sdhD gene encoding succinate dehydrogenase, hydrophobic membrane anchor protein: protein MSGSNSPKSVRTPLGRVRGLGSSHSGTSDFWRQRLTAVAMLLLMIPVIFIVMSVFRSNQAGVAQVLGSPIVAIVMLLFIVASIWHMKIGMQVVIEDYVHDEKIKLISIIGNNFFSAAVALASIYAILKLSSGV from the coding sequence ATGAGCGGTTCCAACTCGCCCAAGTCGGTGCGTACGCCGCTCGGTCGCGTTCGCGGTCTCGGCTCCTCGCATTCCGGCACCTCGGACTTCTGGCGTCAGCGCCTGACCGCCGTGGCCATGCTGCTGCTGATGATCCCTGTGATCTTCATCGTGATGTCGGTTTTCAGAAGCAATCAGGCCGGCGTTGCGCAGGTCCTCGGTTCGCCGATCGTGGCTATCGTCATGCTGCTCTTCATCGTTGCCAGCATCTGGCACATGAAGATCGGCATGCAGGTCGTGATCGAAGACTATGTCCATGACGAGAAGATCAAGCTGATCTCGATCATCGGCAACAATTTCTTCTCTGCCGCCGTGGCGCTGGCATCGATCTACGCCATCCTTAAACTTTCATCCGGAGTGTAG
- the sdhA gene encoding succinate dehydrogenase flavoprotein subunit produces MAVNGTGANGVGGPATNGHAYPIEDHTYDVVVVGAGGAGLRATVGCGEAGLRTACITKVFPTRSHTVAAQGGISASLGNMHEDNWRWHMYDTVKGSDWLGDQDSIEYMVRNAPDAVYELEHWGVPFSRTEDGKIYQRPFGGMTMDYGKGQAQRTCAAADRTGHAMLHTMYGQALRHSAEFFIEYFAIDLIMDDQNVCRGVIALKLDDGTLHRFKAQTVILATGGYGRAYASCTSAHTCTGDGGAMALRAGLPLQDMEFVQFHPTGIYGSGCLVTEGARGEGGYLVNSEGERFMERYAPSAKDLASRDVVSRAMTIEIREGRGVGKKKDHIFLHLDHLDPKVLAERLPGISDSARIFAGVDVTKEPIPIVPTVHYNMGGIPTNYHGEVVTKKDGDDNAVVQGLMAVGEAACVSVHGANRLGSNSLIDLVVFGRAAALRCAEKLTPNAKQPDLPKDSADRALGRLDHYRYSKGGTPTAKMRENMQHVMQTNCAVFRTGEVLDEGKTLIHKVYSGIGDIAVSDRSLVWNSDLIETLEYDNLIVQAIVTMDSAANRTESRGAHAREDFADRDDKNWMKHTLAWIDQGGKTTIDYRPVHDYTMTNDVQYIVPKARVY; encoded by the coding sequence ATGGCCGTCAACGGCACTGGCGCGAACGGCGTTGGCGGCCCCGCCACCAACGGCCACGCCTATCCCATCGAAGATCACACCTATGACGTCGTTGTCGTTGGCGCCGGCGGCGCCGGCCTGCGCGCGACCGTCGGCTGCGGCGAAGCTGGCCTGCGCACCGCCTGCATCACCAAGGTGTTTCCGACCCGCTCGCACACTGTTGCGGCGCAGGGCGGCATCTCCGCCTCGCTCGGCAACATGCACGAGGACAACTGGCGCTGGCACATGTACGACACCGTGAAGGGGTCGGACTGGCTCGGCGATCAGGACTCGATCGAATATATGGTGCGCAACGCGCCCGACGCCGTTTACGAGCTCGAACACTGGGGCGTGCCGTTCTCGCGCACCGAAGACGGCAAGATCTATCAGCGCCCGTTCGGCGGCATGACCATGGACTACGGCAAGGGCCAGGCCCAGCGCACCTGCGCCGCTGCCGACCGGACCGGTCACGCCATGCTGCACACGATGTACGGCCAGGCGCTACGCCACTCGGCCGAGTTCTTCATCGAATACTTCGCCATCGATCTGATCATGGACGATCAGAACGTCTGCCGCGGCGTCATTGCGCTCAAGCTCGACGACGGCACGCTGCATCGCTTCAAGGCGCAGACCGTCATTCTCGCCACCGGCGGCTATGGCCGCGCCTATGCTTCCTGCACCTCGGCACATACCTGCACCGGTGACGGCGGTGCCATGGCGCTGCGTGCCGGCCTGCCGCTGCAGGACATGGAATTCGTTCAATTCCATCCGACCGGCATCTACGGTTCGGGTTGTCTCGTCACCGAAGGTGCACGCGGTGAAGGCGGCTATCTCGTTAATTCCGAAGGTGAGCGCTTCATGGAGCGCTACGCACCGTCGGCCAAGGATCTCGCCTCGCGCGACGTCGTTTCGCGCGCGATGACCATCGAAATCCGCGAAGGCCGCGGCGTCGGCAAGAAGAAGGATCACATCTTCCTTCATCTCGACCATCTCGATCCAAAGGTGCTGGCGGAACGTCTGCCGGGCATCTCCGACTCGGCGCGCATCTTCGCCGGCGTCGATGTCACCAAGGAGCCGATCCCGATCGTTCCGACGGTGCACTACAATATGGGCGGCATCCCGACCAACTATCACGGCGAAGTCGTCACCAAGAAGGATGGCGACGACAATGCGGTGGTGCAGGGCCTGATGGCCGTGGGCGAAGCCGCCTGCGTGTCGGTGCACGGCGCCAACCGTCTCGGCTCCAACTCGCTGATCGATCTCGTGGTGTTCGGCCGCGCGGCCGCGCTGCGCTGCGCCGAGAAGCTGACGCCGAATGCCAAGCAGCCAGACCTGCCGAAGGACTCGGCCGACCGCGCGCTCGGCCGTCTCGATCACTATCGCTATTCGAAGGGCGGCACGCCGACCGCGAAGATGCGCGAGAACATGCAGCACGTCATGCAGACCAACTGCGCCGTGTTCCGTACCGGCGAAGTGCTGGACGAGGGCAAGACCTTGATTCACAAGGTCTATAGTGGCATCGGCGACATCGCCGTGTCCGACCGGTCGCTGGTTTGGAATTCGGATCTCATCGAGACCCTCGAATACGACAACCTGATCGTTCAGGCGATCGTCACCATGGACTCGGCGGCGAATCGCACCGAGAGCCGCGGCGCGCATGCGCGTGAGGATTTCGCGGATCGCGACGACAAGAACTGGATGAAGCACACGCTGGCGTGGATCGATCAGGGTGGCAAAACCACCATCGATTATCGCCCGGTGCACGACTACACGATGACCAACGACGTTCAGTACATCGTGCCCAAAGCGCGCGTGTACTAA